The following coding sequences are from one Nicotiana tomentosiformis chromosome 3, ASM39032v3, whole genome shotgun sequence window:
- the LOC104107061 gene encoding protein DETOXIFICATION 35-like has protein sequence METPLLNGNSGDYNQLVGADGDYRPAKSFKDWWAIFCIETVKLWRIGGPIAFNIICQYGVNSLTNIFVGHLGNIDLSAISIAQTVISTFSFGFMLGMGSALETLCGQAYGAGQVHMLGVYMQRSIIILLATCVILLPIYLFATPVLELLGQETAIAKLAGRYTMLIIPQLFTLAITFPTSKFLQAQSKVDVLAGIGFAALLVHAVFLWLFIYTFGWGTTGAAIAFDLTNWLTAIAQLGYVVGWCKDGWKGLSWAAFNEIWAFVRLSIASAVMLCLEIWYMMSIILLVGHLNNAVIAVGSISICMNINGWENMLFIGINAAMSVRVSNELGLGHPRATKYSVYIAVLQCFLIGILCMVIVLVARNHLAIIFSSSKQMQQAVGGLAFLLGITMVLNSVQPVISGVAIGGGWQALVAYINLGCYYLFGLPLGYILGYVAKLGTKGLWLGMIAGAALQTLVLLIILYKTNWTTEVEDTTERMRKWGGQDFETEKSTDGQLPIENGVA, from the exons ATGGAGACGCCGTTGCTCAATGGCAACTCCGGCGACTACAACCAGCTCGTCGGCGCCGATGGAGACTACCGGCCGGCAAAGAGTTTTAAAGATTGGTGGGCAATTTTCTGCATAGAGACAGTCAAGCTGTGGAGGATAGGAGGTCCTATAGCCTTTAATATAATATGCCAATATGGAGTCAACTCCCTTACCAATATTTTTGTTGGGCATCTTGGAAATATTGACCTCTCTGCTATTTCCATAGCGCAGACTGTCATTAGTACTTTCTCTTTTGGCTTCATG CTGGGAATGGGGAGTGCTCTGGAAACACTATGTGGACAGGCCTATGGAGCAGGGCAAGTTCACATGTTAGGTGTTTACATGCAACGCTCCATCATAATTCTACTAGCAACTTGTGTCATTCTCTTGCCCATTTACTTATTCGCAACTCCAGTCCTCGAATTGTTGGGCCAAGAAACAGCAATTGCTAAGCTCGCTGGAAGATACACTATGTTAATCATCCCACAATTGTTTACACTTGCGATCACTTTCCCGACCTCTAAATTTCTTCAAGCTCAGAGCAAAGTGGATGTGCTTGCTGGGATTGGGTTCGCGGCTTTGCTGGTTCACGCTGTATTTCTTTGGCTCTTTATTTATACATTTGGTTGGGGTACTACTGGTGCTGCTATAGCCTTTGATCTTACCAATTGGCTTACTGCTATAGCGCAGTTGGGATATGTTGTTGGTTGGTGTAAGGATGGTTGGAAGGGATTATCGTGGGCGGCGTTTAATGAGATTTGGGCATTTGTTAGACTTTCCATTGCTTCAGCTGTTATGTTATGCCTTGAAATCTGGTATATGATGAGTATTATCCTCCTTGTTGGCCATCTTAATAACGCCGTCATAGCTGTTGGCTCCATTTCAATTTG CATGAACATCAATGGATGGGAGAACATGCTATTCATTGGAATTAATGCTGCCATGAG CGTGCGAGTCTCAAATGAACTCGGGCTAGGACATCCAAGAGCTACGAAATACTCGGTCTATATAGCAGTGTTGCAGTGCTTCCTAATTGGAATACTATGCATGGTAATTGTACTGGTAGCTAGAAATCATCTGGCCATTATCTTTTCAAGCAGCAAACAAATGCAACAAGCTGTTGGTGGTCTTGCTTTCCTTTTAGGAATCACTATGGTTCTTAATAGTGTTCAGCCCGTAATATCAG GGGTTGCTATTGGAGGTGGATGGCAAGCTTTAGTAGCTTATATCAATCTTGGTTGCTATTACCTTTTTGGACTCCCTCTTGGATATATTCTTGGTTATGTAGCAAAATTGGGAACAAAG GGACTTTGGTTGGGGATGATTGCAGGGGCAGCTTTGCAGACCCTTGTACTCTTGATTATACTGTATAAGACTAATTGGACTACAGAG GTGGAAGATACGACAGAGCGTATGCGTAAATGGGGAGGACAAGATTTTGAAACAGAAAAATCTACCGATGGCCAATTGCCTATTGAGAATGGTGTAGCTTAA